One Rhinolophus sinicus isolate RSC01 linkage group LG06, ASM3656204v1, whole genome shotgun sequence DNA window includes the following coding sequences:
- the NPAS4 gene encoding neuronal PAS domain-containing protein 4 isoform X2 gives MLTHLEPTGQETLCSQLSVLRWSQDPALALGLPHSSWPCSRAVMLRTWPYWTSPRVAENGDVQAEMVVRLQAKLGGWTWIYCLFYSEGPEGPITANNYPISDTEAWSLRQQLNSEDTQAAYVLGTSTMLPSFPENVLSQEQCSSPNPLFTPALGAPRSTNFPGAPELGSVSSEELPRPPKELGFSYLTFPSGPAPSLQADLSKDLVCTPPYTPHQPGGCAFLFSLHEPFQTHLPTPSSSLQEQLTPSTMTFSDQLTPSSATFPDALTSSLQGQLTETSARSYDDPLTSCTSNFPDQLLPGTATFPEPLGSPAHEQLTPRSTAFQVHLNSPSQTFPEQLSPNPTKTYFAQEGCSFLYEKLPPSPNSPGNGDCTLLALAQLRGPLSVDVPLVPEGLLTPEASPVKQSFFHYSEKEQNEIDRLIQQISQLAQGMDRPFSAEAGTGGLEPLGGLEPLNSNLSLSGAGPPVLSLDLKPWKCQELDFLADPDNMLLEETPVEDIFMDLSTPDPNGEWSSGDPEAAVPGGALSPCNNLSPEDHSFLEDLATYETAFETGVSAFPYDGFTDELHQLQSQVQDSFHEDGSGGEPTF, from the exons ATGCTCACCCACCTGGAGCCTACTGGGCAGGAAACCCTGTGTTCACAGCTTTCTGTGCTCCGCTGGAGCCAAGACCCCGCCCTGGCCCTGGGCTTGCCTCACTCTTCTTGGCCATGTTCCAGAGCCGTCATGCTAAGGACCTGGCCCTACTGGACATCTCCGAGAG TGGCTGAGAATGGAGATGTTCAGGCAGAAATGGTAGTGAGATTGCAGGCCAAGCTTGGAGGCTGGACATGGATTTATTGCCTATTTTACTCAGAAGGTCCGGAAGGCCCCATTACCGCCAACAACTACCCAATCAG tgACACAGAGGCCTGGAGCCTCCGTCAGCAGCTGAACTCTGAAGACACCCAGGCAGCCTATGTCCTGGGCACATCGACCATGCTCCCCTCATTCCCTGAGAATGTCCTCTCCCAGGAGCAGTGCTCCAGCCCTAACCCACTCTTCACCCCAGCCTTGGGGGCTCCCAGAAGCACCAACTTCCCCGGTGCTCCTGAGCTGGGTTCTGTCTCATCAGAAGAGCTTCCCCGGCCACCCAAAGAGCTGGGCTTCAGTTACCTGACATTCCCGTCTGGCCCTGCACCTTCTCTTCAAGCCGACCTGAGCAAGGATCTTGTGTGCACCCCACCCTACACGCCCCACCAGCCGGGAGGTTGTGCCTTCCTCTTCAGTCTCCATGAGCCCTTCCAGACCCACTTGCCCACTCCATCCAGCTCTCTTCAAGAACAGCTGACTCCAAGCACCATGACCTTCTCCGATCAATTGACGCCCAGCAGTGCAACCTTCCCAGATGCACTGACTAGCTCCCTACAAGGCCAGCTGACCGAAACATCAGCCAGAAGCTATGATGATCCGTTGACTTCCTGCACCTCCAACTTCCCAGACCAGCTGCTTCCTGGCACTGCCACCTTCCCAGAGCCTCTGGGCAGCCCTGCCCATGAGCAGCTGACTCCTCGCAGCACTGCCTTCCAAGTACACCTGAACAGCCCCAGCCAAACTTTCCCAGAACAACTGAGCCCCAACCCCACCAAGACTTACTTTGCCCAGGAGGGATGCAGTTTTCTCTATGAGAAATTGCCCCCAAGTCCTAACAGCCCTGGTAATGGGGACTGCACGCTCCTGGCTCTAGCCCAGCTCCGGGGCCCCCTGTCTGTGGATGTCCCCCTGGTGCCCGAAGGCCTGCTCACACCTGAGGCCTCTCCAGTCAAGCAGAGTTTCTTCCACTACTCAGAGAAGGAGCAGAACGAGATTGACCGCCTCATCCAGCAGATCAGCCAGTTGGCTCAGGGCATGGACAGGCCCTTCTCGGCTGAGGCTGGCACGGGTGGACTGGAGCCACTTGGGGGGCTGGAGCCCCTGAACTCCAACCTGTCCCTGTCAGGGGCTGGGCCCCCTGTGCTCAGCCTGGACCTGAAACCCTGGAAATGCCAGGAGCTGGATTTCCTGGCTGACCCTGATAACATGTTGCTGGAAGAGACGCCCGTGGAAGACATCTTCATGGATCTCTCTACCCCAGACCCCAATGGGGAATGGAGTTCAGGGGATCCTGAGGCAGCAGTCCCAGGAGGGGCCCTGTCGCCTTGCAACAACCTGTCCCCAGAAGACCACAGCTTCCTGGAGGACCTGGCCACATATGAAACCGCCTTTGAGACAGGTGTCTCAGCATTCCCCTACGATGGGTTTACTGATGAGTTGCATCAACTCCAGAGCCAAGTTCAAGACAGCTTCCATGAAG atGGAAGTGGAGGGGAACCAACGTTTTGA
- the NPAS4 gene encoding neuronal PAS domain-containing protein 4 isoform X1, with the protein MYRSTKGASKARRDQINAEIRNLKELLPLAEADKVRLSYLHIMSLACIYTRKGVFFAGGTPPAGPTGLLSAQELEDIVAALPGFLLVFTAEGKLLYLSESVSEHLGHSMVDLVAQGDSIYDIIDPADHLTVRQQLTLPSALETDRLFRCRFNTSKSLRRQSAGNKLVLIRGRFHAHPPGAYWAGNPVFTAFCAPLEPRPRPGPGLASLFLAMFQSRHAKDLALLDISESVLIYLGFERSELLCKSWYGLLHPEDLGHASAQHYRLLAENGDVQAEMVVRLQAKLGGWTWIYCLFYSEGPEGPITANNYPISDTEAWSLRQQLNSEDTQAAYVLGTSTMLPSFPENVLSQEQCSSPNPLFTPALGAPRSTNFPGAPELGSVSSEELPRPPKELGFSYLTFPSGPAPSLQADLSKDLVCTPPYTPHQPGGCAFLFSLHEPFQTHLPTPSSSLQEQLTPSTMTFSDQLTPSSATFPDALTSSLQGQLTETSARSYDDPLTSCTSNFPDQLLPGTATFPEPLGSPAHEQLTPRSTAFQVHLNSPSQTFPEQLSPNPTKTYFAQEGCSFLYEKLPPSPNSPGNGDCTLLALAQLRGPLSVDVPLVPEGLLTPEASPVKQSFFHYSEKEQNEIDRLIQQISQLAQGMDRPFSAEAGTGGLEPLGGLEPLNSNLSLSGAGPPVLSLDLKPWKCQELDFLADPDNMLLEETPVEDIFMDLSTPDPNGEWSSGDPEAAVPGGALSPCNNLSPEDHSFLEDLATYETAFETGVSAFPYDGFTDELHQLQSQVQDSFHEDGSGGEPTF; encoded by the exons CTGCCTGGCTTTCTGCTTGTGTTCACGGCTGAGGGGAAGCTGCTGTATCTGTCCGAGAGTGTGAGCGAGCATCTGGGCCACTCCATG GTGGACCTGGTTGCCCAGGGTGACAGTATCTACGATATCATTGACCCAGCTGACCACCTAACTGTGCGCCAGCAACTtactctgccctctgccctggaAACCG ATCGCCTCTTCCGCTGTCGCTTCAACACCTCCAAGTCCCTCAGGCGCCAGAGTGCAGGCAACAAACTGGTGCTTATTCGAGGCCGATTCCATGCTCACCCACCTGGAGCCTACTGGGCAGGAAACCCTGTGTTCACAGCTTTCTGTGCTCCGCTGGAGCCAAGACCCCGCCCTGGCCCTGGGCTTGCCTCACTCTTCTTGGCCATGTTCCAGAGCCGTCATGCTAAGGACCTGGCCCTACTGGACATCTCCGAGAG TGTCCTAATCTACCTGGGCTTTGAGCGCAGTGAACTGCTCTGTAAGTCATGGTATGGACTGCTGCACCCTGAGGACCTGGGCCACGCTTCTGCTCAGCACTACCGCCTGT TGGCTGAGAATGGAGATGTTCAGGCAGAAATGGTAGTGAGATTGCAGGCCAAGCTTGGAGGCTGGACATGGATTTATTGCCTATTTTACTCAGAAGGTCCGGAAGGCCCCATTACCGCCAACAACTACCCAATCAG tgACACAGAGGCCTGGAGCCTCCGTCAGCAGCTGAACTCTGAAGACACCCAGGCAGCCTATGTCCTGGGCACATCGACCATGCTCCCCTCATTCCCTGAGAATGTCCTCTCCCAGGAGCAGTGCTCCAGCCCTAACCCACTCTTCACCCCAGCCTTGGGGGCTCCCAGAAGCACCAACTTCCCCGGTGCTCCTGAGCTGGGTTCTGTCTCATCAGAAGAGCTTCCCCGGCCACCCAAAGAGCTGGGCTTCAGTTACCTGACATTCCCGTCTGGCCCTGCACCTTCTCTTCAAGCCGACCTGAGCAAGGATCTTGTGTGCACCCCACCCTACACGCCCCACCAGCCGGGAGGTTGTGCCTTCCTCTTCAGTCTCCATGAGCCCTTCCAGACCCACTTGCCCACTCCATCCAGCTCTCTTCAAGAACAGCTGACTCCAAGCACCATGACCTTCTCCGATCAATTGACGCCCAGCAGTGCAACCTTCCCAGATGCACTGACTAGCTCCCTACAAGGCCAGCTGACCGAAACATCAGCCAGAAGCTATGATGATCCGTTGACTTCCTGCACCTCCAACTTCCCAGACCAGCTGCTTCCTGGCACTGCCACCTTCCCAGAGCCTCTGGGCAGCCCTGCCCATGAGCAGCTGACTCCTCGCAGCACTGCCTTCCAAGTACACCTGAACAGCCCCAGCCAAACTTTCCCAGAACAACTGAGCCCCAACCCCACCAAGACTTACTTTGCCCAGGAGGGATGCAGTTTTCTCTATGAGAAATTGCCCCCAAGTCCTAACAGCCCTGGTAATGGGGACTGCACGCTCCTGGCTCTAGCCCAGCTCCGGGGCCCCCTGTCTGTGGATGTCCCCCTGGTGCCCGAAGGCCTGCTCACACCTGAGGCCTCTCCAGTCAAGCAGAGTTTCTTCCACTACTCAGAGAAGGAGCAGAACGAGATTGACCGCCTCATCCAGCAGATCAGCCAGTTGGCTCAGGGCATGGACAGGCCCTTCTCGGCTGAGGCTGGCACGGGTGGACTGGAGCCACTTGGGGGGCTGGAGCCCCTGAACTCCAACCTGTCCCTGTCAGGGGCTGGGCCCCCTGTGCTCAGCCTGGACCTGAAACCCTGGAAATGCCAGGAGCTGGATTTCCTGGCTGACCCTGATAACATGTTGCTGGAAGAGACGCCCGTGGAAGACATCTTCATGGATCTCTCTACCCCAGACCCCAATGGGGAATGGAGTTCAGGGGATCCTGAGGCAGCAGTCCCAGGAGGGGCCCTGTCGCCTTGCAACAACCTGTCCCCAGAAGACCACAGCTTCCTGGAGGACCTGGCCACATATGAAACCGCCTTTGAGACAGGTGTCTCAGCATTCCCCTACGATGGGTTTACTGATGAGTTGCATCAACTCCAGAGCCAAGTTCAAGACAGCTTCCATGAAG atGGAAGTGGAGGGGAACCAACGTTTTGA